In a single window of the Mucilaginibacter defluvii genome:
- a CDS encoding bestrophin family protein, translating into MIIAINIRAASILSGIWKWLLFHALFVIAVYYCMLHYQLQISMATIISMIGIVLSILMGFRISSAYDRWWEARKIWGALVNDSRTLIRQLIVFTLETKVTGKHLQSMAYRQIAFLYALGQRLRGQPDFSVIASFLYTDEWDDLVKRENFPNLLLLHNLYAFKKLESEGHITNFDMLRLDETTARLTDSLGGAERIKNTPFPIPYSHFTSFLVHLFAMLLPFGMVETFGYIAIPIAICVIFIFMIIEQIAIEIQDPFSNKENDIPVTAIANALEIDIKEMLGDRVLPFRNKAHDGIIM; encoded by the coding sequence ATGATAATAGCCATTAATATTCGCGCAGCTTCAATCCTATCAGGTATCTGGAAATGGTTATTGTTTCATGCCTTATTCGTTATAGCCGTTTATTATTGCATGCTGCATTACCAGTTGCAAATATCCATGGCAACGATCATATCGATGATCGGCATAGTGCTATCTATCTTAATGGGTTTTCGCATCAGTTCCGCTTATGACCGCTGGTGGGAAGCACGTAAGATCTGGGGAGCACTGGTGAACGACTCCAGGACATTGATCAGACAACTTATTGTTTTTACGTTAGAAACTAAAGTTACAGGAAAACACTTGCAAAGTATGGCTTATCGCCAGATAGCCTTTCTTTACGCTTTAGGCCAGCGTTTAAGAGGGCAGCCAGACTTTTCTGTGATCGCTTCGTTTTTATATACAGATGAATGGGACGATCTGGTAAAACGGGAAAATTTCCCTAACTTGTTGTTATTGCACAATTTATATGCGTTCAAAAAATTAGAATCAGAAGGCCATATCACCAATTTTGATATGCTGAGATTGGATGAGACTACTGCCCGCTTGACAGACAGTTTAGGGGGCGCTGAACGGATAAAAAATACCCCGTTTCCGATACCTTACAGTCATTTCACCAGCTTTTTGGTACATTTATTTGCTATGTTACTTCCCTTCGGCATGGTAGAGACATTCGGTTACATTGCGATCCCTATAGCAATATGCGTCATTTTTATATTTATGATCATTGAGCAAATTGCCATTGAAATTCAGGATCCCTTTTCAAATAAAGAAAACGATATTCCTGTTACGGCCATTGCCAATGCGCTCGAAATCGATATTAAGGAAATGTTAGGGGACCGAGTATTACCTTTTAGAAATAAGGCGCATGATGGAATTATCATGTGA
- a CDS encoding SIR2 family protein, producing MKPIDKLIDLLKQDKVIPVIGAGVSYAAAEIPGWTGAIENGLNFAEDRHVRSEEIAKTRVLLAAGDLVGAADELKKVLNAPGHPYADWLEDLFGNPKTPSLKLLNNIHDLCPSIILTTNYDDLLSAPYKVNKKKIFDWTHHSEIPRALNKKEEFILHLHGVYQKPESIILSSTDYKSLAGKKGYKTILQRLWSEYHFLFIGCSRDGILDPDFSTVIDFMNKWFPAVPHEHYILMREPELANGSHSELLKTANVHTIIYGKEYDDLPVFLKDINPNQDKMVGRFKKFGEEVDATLQRLSASGKLTDDQSAVDQFVKNSLPDKAYWLDSAELKTLEDALRNHNLELNNKRQQLASTQALTRGLVSVTKLEELIELWNRHSKNIPLLLKSDMIDTALLAHSFLKAFPNGMLDDIKHRAWGAIHGQFFDHNFNQFIREAKLIKKRTIPDAEEIFADRYFFENLKRILQSLKGLLDLDPEAVFPDLAKAMITPDSDYQLLFLAKQEISLRKADYPYEVKAALPGEKTLPFEDAVLMRIGDQHFVVGHTSQHCFRWDPNKDLFPQTFFTAEVGEGIGHVKNLQSSGRVITYIFTDHRLLTFQDMELVEESKINRTFVNVLLLPDGKSFLGSKSVASNVTGDFIFGIDSNGSISPLLSIVELWKRLSDMEPVKGLIDRLPEGQIPSFTKATIHGTKTRPATWFGEQVIVLTATLTIDYGKSSFMIIFRYEEGELKILSRVFFPEKICYSYALIEQADRMDLVAGYLAMGNFSLIQYFEGINTKLDTKAEGQPAILKRVGYKNSDILSVQQIASNRIVAIKESDTLYEVDLPSLTNRSMPVENLIRVNLIAQ from the coding sequence ATGAAGCCAATTGATAAACTCATAGATCTTTTAAAACAGGACAAAGTAATTCCGGTGATCGGTGCCGGTGTCTCGTATGCTGCTGCTGAGATTCCGGGTTGGACTGGTGCTATCGAGAACGGTTTAAATTTTGCAGAAGATCGCCATGTCAGATCAGAAGAAATCGCTAAAACGCGCGTACTTTTAGCCGCTGGCGATCTGGTCGGAGCTGCAGATGAGTTGAAAAAGGTTTTGAACGCACCTGGTCACCCCTACGCTGATTGGTTGGAGGATCTTTTTGGAAATCCTAAAACTCCATCTTTGAAACTTTTGAACAACATTCATGACCTGTGTCCTTCAATCATATTGACGACTAACTATGACGATCTGCTTTCTGCCCCTTATAAAGTAAACAAGAAGAAAATATTTGACTGGACCCATCATAGTGAAATACCGAGAGCACTTAATAAAAAGGAAGAGTTCATCCTTCATCTTCATGGCGTTTACCAAAAACCTGAATCTATTATTCTCAGTTCGACAGATTACAAAAGCCTGGCTGGTAAGAAGGGTTATAAAACAATCCTGCAGAGACTTTGGTCGGAGTATCACTTTTTATTTATTGGCTGTAGCCGTGATGGTATTTTGGATCCAGACTTTAGCACGGTTATCGATTTTATGAATAAATGGTTCCCGGCCGTGCCACACGAGCATTATATCCTGATGAGGGAACCGGAATTAGCAAATGGCAGCCATTCCGAGTTATTAAAAACAGCGAATGTACACACCATAATTTATGGGAAGGAATACGATGATCTCCCTGTTTTTCTGAAAGACATCAATCCCAACCAGGATAAGATGGTGGGCCGTTTTAAAAAATTCGGAGAAGAAGTGGATGCTACCCTACAAAGGTTATCTGCTTCCGGCAAACTCACAGATGACCAATCCGCTGTCGATCAGTTTGTAAAAAACAGCTTACCTGATAAAGCCTACTGGTTGGATTCAGCAGAGTTAAAAACCCTTGAAGATGCTTTGAGAAATCATAATCTTGAATTAAATAATAAGCGACAACAACTGGCATCTACTCAAGCACTCACCCGAGGCCTGGTGAGTGTTACCAAACTGGAGGAACTCATTGAATTATGGAACCGACACTCTAAAAATATCCCCTTATTGCTAAAAAGTGACATGATAGACACAGCGCTGCTTGCTCACAGTTTCCTGAAAGCTTTTCCTAACGGAATGTTAGATGATATCAAGCACCGCGCCTGGGGAGCGATACACGGTCAGTTCTTCGATCATAATTTTAATCAGTTTATAAGGGAAGCAAAACTTATAAAAAAGAGAACAATACCAGATGCAGAAGAAATATTTGCGGATCGCTACTTTTTCGAAAATCTCAAAAGGATCCTTCAGTCATTAAAAGGTTTACTTGACCTCGATCCTGAAGCGGTTTTCCCTGACCTAGCTAAAGCTATGATCACGCCCGATTCAGATTACCAATTGCTTTTTTTGGCAAAACAGGAGATTAGTTTACGAAAAGCTGATTACCCTTACGAAGTTAAAGCTGCCTTACCGGGTGAAAAAACACTTCCTTTTGAAGATGCTGTTCTAATGCGAATTGGTGATCAGCACTTTGTCGTTGGCCATACTTCGCAGCATTGCTTTCGTTGGGATCCGAACAAAGACCTGTTTCCACAAACTTTTTTTACTGCTGAGGTCGGTGAAGGAATAGGCCATGTGAAGAATTTGCAATCGTCCGGGCGGGTAATCACTTATATTTTTACCGATCACAGACTATTGACTTTTCAAGACATGGAACTTGTTGAGGAATCTAAAATAAACCGAACTTTCGTTAATGTCTTACTATTACCGGACGGGAAAAGCTTTTTAGGATCCAAGTCTGTAGCCTCTAACGTTACGGGTGATTTTATATTTGGTATTGATAGCAATGGTTCCATTTCACCATTGCTATCGATCGTGGAATTATGGAAAAGGCTGTCAGATATGGAGCCGGTAAAAGGCCTTATTGACAGGCTACCTGAAGGGCAAATTCCGTCTTTCACTAAAGCAACGATACATGGCACGAAAACAAGACCGGCAACCTGGTTCGGTGAACAGGTGATCGTTTTGACGGCGACTTTAACGATAGATTATGGCAAATCTTCGTTTATGATCATCTTCCGTTATGAGGAAGGGGAGCTAAAAATATTGTCCCGTGTCTTTTTCCCGGAAAAAATTTGCTACTCCTATGCTTTGATCGAGCAGGCTGACCGAATGGATCTTGTTGCCGGCTACCTTGCTATGGGCAACTTTTCTCTGATTCAATATTTTGAAGGGATCAATACCAAATTGGATACAAAAGCAGAGGGCCAACCCGCTATTTTGAAAAGGGTGGGCTATAAGAATTCGGACATCTTATCCGTTCAACAAATTGCCTCTAACCGGATCGTAGCTATTAAAGAAAGTGACACTTTGTATGAGGTTGACCTGCCATCATTAACGAATCGTTCTATGCCGGTGGAAAATTTGATCCGGGTAAATTTAATAGCGCAGTAG
- a CDS encoding DUF3606 domain-containing protein → MDDEYTFEMWSREFNVTTPKLREVIRTVGNAVVDVRQRINSPAYH, encoded by the coding sequence ATTGATGATGAGTACACATTTGAAATGTGGAGCCGGGAGTTTAATGTTACGACGCCCAAGCTCAGGGAAGTGATACGGACAGTTGGAAATGCCGTAGTAGACGTCAGACAACGAATAAACAGCCCTGCATATCATTAG
- a CDS encoding helix-turn-helix domain-containing protein yields MAAEIITKEDLQEFGERLLSQMKALITGGSTEEPRKFLKSYQVKNLLKISSNTLQTLRDNGTIPFTKIGGILYYNYEDIMKVLKGEVKSKRISFSK; encoded by the coding sequence ATGGCAGCAGAAATCATCACGAAGGAAGACTTGCAGGAGTTCGGCGAACGACTGCTGAGTCAAATGAAAGCGCTGATAACTGGCGGTTCGACTGAAGAACCAAGGAAGTTTTTAAAAAGTTACCAGGTCAAGAACCTGCTCAAGATTTCCAGCAATACTTTACAAACGCTCAGGGATAACGGCACCATTCCCTTCACCAAGATCGGCGGCATCCTGTATTACAATTACGAGGATATCATGAAGGTATTAAAGGGTGAAGTGAAAAGCAAACGGATCAGTTTCAGTAAATAG
- a CDS encoding PA2169 family four-helix-bundle protein, with amino-acid sequence MEIKSSSLKSKQQVTNDLKEILELVNDGKEGYQSAAEATENPELQALFSRISGERIVYAAELKEHIALHGEDADNENGGILGGLHRAWLNVKQAFSSREDYAILTAITTGERAAIDKYDMCIADYADHADHLKLLTEQRDGIQTALREIEQQIVKANN; translated from the coding sequence ATGGAAATCAAATCATCATCATTAAAAAGCAAGCAACAGGTCACTAATGATCTAAAAGAAATACTCGAGTTGGTCAACGACGGAAAGGAAGGATATCAATCCGCGGCAGAAGCCACAGAAAACCCTGAATTACAAGCACTGTTTTCCAGGATCTCCGGAGAACGCATTGTCTATGCTGCTGAACTGAAAGAACACATCGCACTGCACGGTGAAGATGCCGATAATGAAAATGGAGGCATATTAGGTGGTTTACATCGTGCCTGGTTAAATGTCAAGCAGGCATTCAGCAGTAGAGAAGACTACGCAATATTGACTGCGATAACCACCGGCGAACGTGCCGCTATTGACAAATATGATATGTGTATCGCTGACTATGCCGATCACGCGGATCACTTAAAGTTGCTTACCGAACAACGGGACGGCATTCAGACTGCGCTAAGAGAAATTGAACAGCAAATCGTTAAAGCGAACAACTGA
- a CDS encoding PAS domain-containing sensor histidine kinase, translating to MDRSQSEQQEFLASLIDVAELYDKAPCGYFSISPTGIIIKINRTLLTWLGYNATELIGQKFSRLLPKGGQMHFEMFFMPLAGVDKSVKELSYEILRKDTTVIPVLLNASAVLDNTGKLAAVNCVLNSNAERRQYEKDLLQAKRIAERERKRLAFMADLIPEIIWTATAKGTLDYVNARFCQYFDCDGKETRASFILSKMHPEDRRNFLNSWRASLATGSDLEAKVRVVNTKGAYEWHLLRGAKFLDEQGNLTNWFGSCANIDGHINAMKKKDDFINIASHELKTPITSLKAILQLMDRLKADPANKMLPGLIEKANRNVGKVNTLVEELLNVSQLNDGQLHLNKTLVDLDELIGDCVHHIRIDQQYEILTVGDKGVTIFADAGRIEQVINNFISNAIKYAPDSKQVLVNITGKPNEIFVEVTDQGPGVETDKIPYLFDRYYQIENKGSKYSGLGLGLYICAEIIKRHGGKIGVNSKLGKGSTFYFSLPRQG from the coding sequence GCCCTGCGGGTATTTTTCTATTTCACCCACAGGCATCATCATCAAGATCAATCGTACTTTACTTACCTGGCTGGGTTATAATGCAACTGAGCTAATTGGTCAAAAATTCAGCAGACTGCTGCCCAAAGGTGGCCAGATGCATTTCGAGATGTTCTTTATGCCGCTGGCAGGCGTAGACAAATCCGTTAAAGAATTAAGTTACGAGATCCTCAGAAAAGACACCACGGTTATTCCCGTATTGCTAAATGCTTCCGCAGTCCTGGATAATACAGGCAAATTGGCGGCGGTCAACTGCGTACTTAATAGCAATGCTGAACGCAGGCAATATGAGAAAGATCTGTTGCAGGCGAAACGGATCGCTGAACGTGAAAGGAAGCGACTGGCATTTATGGCCGATCTAATTCCGGAGATCATCTGGACGGCCACAGCGAAGGGTACGCTTGATTATGTTAATGCCAGATTTTGCCAATACTTTGACTGCGACGGTAAGGAAACACGCGCATCCTTCATTCTCTCAAAAATGCATCCGGAAGACCGCCGGAACTTTTTAAATAGCTGGCGCGCCAGTTTGGCCACCGGCAGTGACTTGGAAGCGAAAGTAAGAGTGGTCAATACAAAAGGCGCTTACGAATGGCATCTGTTGAGAGGTGCAAAGTTTTTAGACGAACAGGGCAATCTGACGAACTGGTTCGGCTCTTGCGCAAATATAGATGGCCATATTAACGCAATGAAGAAGAAGGATGACTTCATCAACATCGCCAGTCATGAATTGAAAACACCGATCACCAGCTTAAAAGCGATCCTGCAGTTAATGGACCGGCTAAAAGCTGATCCGGCTAATAAAATGCTGCCTGGCTTAATTGAGAAAGCAAACCGGAATGTCGGCAAGGTCAATACCCTCGTTGAAGAATTGCTGAATGTCAGTCAGCTCAACGATGGCCAGCTGCATTTGAATAAGACGCTTGTTGATCTGGATGAATTAATTGGTGATTGTGTGCATCACATACGTATTGATCAGCAATATGAAATTTTAACAGTTGGTGACAAAGGCGTTACCATATTTGCCGATGCTGGACGGATCGAGCAGGTGATCAATAACTTTATCAGCAACGCGATCAAATATGCGCCAGACAGCAAACAGGTATTGGTAAATATTACAGGAAAGCCAAACGAGATATTTGTAGAGGTGACCGACCAAGGGCCAGGCGTTGAAACCGATAAGATACCTTATTTATTTGACCGCTATTACCAAATCGAAAATAAGGGCAGTAAGTATTCAGGCTTAGGATTGGGGCTATACATTTGTGCGGAGATCATCAAAAGACATGGGGGCAAGATCGGCGTCAACAGCAAGCTGGGAAAAGGCAGTACTTTTTATTTCAGTTTGCCCCGCCAGGGATAA
- a CDS encoding RNA polymerase sigma factor RpoD/SigA produces MRQLKITPTITSRDSRALEQYLNDISKIGMVTADEEVTLTRMIRKGDQAALHKLTGANLRFVVSVSKKFQNQGLSLNDLINEGNLGLIKAAQRFDESKGFKFISYAVWWIRQGIMQAIAEQSRVVRLPANQIGALSRLHRQASQLEQEFEREPTIEEVAVVMELPAERIADLMSKSRRSLSLDANLNDESESSLMDLLAAEGEATDELLIRESLSVALKDALKHLAKREQEILVLFFGIGQEQPYTLEEIANRYQLTRERVRQLKDKALHQLRHYAKKREMFKYL; encoded by the coding sequence GTGAGGCAACTCAAGATCACGCCCACGATCACCTCACGCGACAGCCGTGCATTGGAGCAGTATCTGAATGACATCAGCAAGATCGGTATGGTTACGGCTGATGAGGAAGTCACGCTCACCCGCATGATCCGGAAAGGCGATCAGGCAGCACTGCACAAATTAACCGGGGCCAACCTGCGCTTTGTCGTATCTGTATCGAAGAAATTCCAAAATCAAGGTCTTTCCCTTAATGACCTGATCAATGAGGGAAACCTTGGATTGATCAAGGCAGCGCAGAGGTTTGATGAATCGAAAGGTTTCAAATTCATTTCCTATGCGGTATGGTGGATACGTCAGGGCATCATGCAGGCCATTGCCGAACAATCACGGGTGGTGCGTTTGCCAGCCAATCAGATCGGTGCCCTAAGCAGGCTGCATCGTCAGGCCTCGCAACTGGAGCAGGAATTTGAGCGGGAACCCACCATCGAAGAAGTAGCGGTCGTCATGGAGCTACCTGCAGAACGCATTGCTGATCTTATGAGTAAATCACGCCGTTCGCTATCGCTAGATGCTAATCTTAATGATGAAAGTGAAAGTTCCTTGATGGATCTGCTGGCAGCAGAAGGTGAAGCTACTGACGAGCTGCTCATACGGGAGTCCTTGTCTGTCGCCTTGAAAGACGCATTAAAGCACCTGGCGAAACGTGAACAGGAAATTCTCGTCCTTTTTTTCGGTATCGGCCAGGAACAGCCTTATACCCTCGAAGAAATTGCTAACCGTTATCAGCTTACCCGTGAGCGGGTAAGGCAGTTAAAAGATAAAGCACTTCATCAGTTAAGGCACTATGCTAAAAAGCGAGAGATGTTTAAGTATCTTTAA
- a CDS encoding BamA/TamA family outer membrane protein, with translation MKMQYAAGVFCACLLLPTIIIAQDASNTIPKQSQQRDTAQQTDLIDIGKALFHIKPQKTRVQRGKKIYFSVLPVPGAVPGGAGRALITSTTAGTYLGPQSTTNLSSANFAPYWNFKGRFGIPLRTSIWLPNNTWNIQGDIRLLVYPQYTWGLGSANNYQNKTLVNQNYIRFYQTALKKITPYFYAGGGYNLDYHNSISSDDPGIDLQQFTHYNYGTQSSSLSSGVNLSLLYDTRNNSINPLPGSYLNIVYRTNPTFLGSDQKWNSLYIDARKYLPLDRDNPTRQNTLAFWSYFWTVFNSNAPYLDLPGIGSDPYNRSGEGLEQNRYRGRSLVYLESEYRRDITGNGLLGFVAFVNVTTVSGSGSLLRSWHPAAGTGLRIKFNKGSNTNIGIDYAFSKGYSAVLLNLGEKF, from the coding sequence ATGAAAATGCAGTATGCGGCAGGCGTATTTTGTGCCTGTTTGTTACTGCCAACCATCATCATAGCGCAAGATGCCTCTAATACCATTCCCAAGCAAAGTCAGCAACGTGATACAGCTCAACAAACTGATCTAATCGATATCGGCAAAGCGCTCTTTCACATCAAACCTCAGAAAACGCGAGTTCAGCGCGGAAAAAAGATATATTTCTCTGTTTTACCTGTACCTGGTGCAGTACCTGGAGGAGCAGGCCGGGCGTTGATCACCAGTACCACCGCCGGAACCTATTTGGGGCCGCAAAGTACTACCAATCTTTCCAGTGCCAACTTTGCACCTTATTGGAATTTTAAAGGACGTTTTGGTATTCCATTACGTACCAGCATTTGGCTGCCCAACAATACCTGGAATATTCAGGGCGATATCCGCTTATTGGTTTATCCACAATACACCTGGGGACTTGGGAGTGCTAATAATTACCAAAATAAAACATTGGTCAATCAGAATTATATCCGCTTCTACCAAACTGCACTCAAAAAAATTACGCCTTATTTTTATGCCGGCGGCGGTTATAATTTAGATTACCACAACAGCATCAGCAGTGACGACCCAGGTATAGACCTTCAGCAATTTACACATTATAACTATGGTACGCAAAGCAGCTCTTTATCCTCAGGGGTAAACCTGTCTTTGCTATACGACACCCGGAACAATTCGATCAATCCGCTACCCGGCTCTTACCTGAATATAGTTTACCGCACAAACCCCACATTTTTAGGGAGCGATCAAAAATGGAACTCGCTTTATATTGATGCAAGAAAGTATCTGCCTTTAGACCGCGACAACCCAACCCGACAAAACACACTTGCTTTTTGGTCTTACTTCTGGACAGTGTTTAACAGTAATGCCCCATATCTGGACCTTCCGGGCATAGGCTCAGACCCTTATAATAGGTCAGGCGAGGGATTAGAGCAAAACAGATACCGAGGCAGATCACTGGTATATCTGGAAAGCGAATACCGGCGCGATATTACCGGCAACGGGCTACTGGGATTTGTTGCGTTTGTTAACGTTACCACAGTAAGCGGTTCGGGTTCTCTTTTAAGATCGTGGCATCCGGCCGCAGGCACTGGCTTGCGCATTAAATTCAATAAAGGCTCCAATACCAATATAGGGATAGATTATGCCTTCAGTAAAGGTTACAGTGCAGTATTGCTGAATCTGGGCGAAAAGTTTTAA
- a CDS encoding plasmid mobilization protein codes for MGRPALQEEDKRIIQVNIRLTKEENNMVCHYAQASAMTPANWIRQKAFTGRFPAIKLSPLNAELYRELHKIGVNLNQAVKQLNTGKLSPAFVTILSALIKTQKDLLNCLMK; via the coding sequence ATGGGAAGACCGGCATTACAGGAAGAGGATAAAAGGATCATACAGGTCAATATCCGACTGACAAAAGAAGAGAACAATATGGTTTGCCACTATGCCCAGGCGTCAGCAATGACACCGGCGAACTGGATCAGGCAGAAAGCTTTTACTGGCAGGTTCCCTGCCATCAAGCTGTCACCGCTTAACGCCGAATTGTACCGGGAGCTGCACAAGATCGGTGTTAACTTGAACCAGGCGGTTAAGCAACTGAACACTGGTAAACTATCACCAGCTTTCGTAACCATATTGAGCGCTTTGATCAAAACGCAAAAGGACCTACTTAACTGCTTAATGAAATGA
- a CDS encoding fatty acid desaturase, with amino-acid sequence MAFLDHVLHPPSYGWQDDRGELQRPSVTTILREFFNRLNIFADRKNWLAFVSWFKVFCLLPFFLLFVFQFFSWWMLLAAFVYGMVIMGTHGTVWHHRYCTHGAYRFSNGFWRFVTRQLTLNIIPEEIYVISHYVHHAKSDQPGDPYNAEGGFWYCFLADVNHQPIARDLSENDYKRVTRLMAHTGVKGNTYRQYQYWGSYARPLATLTTWLLNWSFWYGIFYLAGGYALACSLFAAAGVWAVGVRTFNYDGHGHGKDKQREGIDYNRADRSINQLWPGLVAGEWHNNHHLYPKSARSGFKTYQLDMAWLYIRLLHCVGAVSYYRDDKQNFVTKYLKR; translated from the coding sequence ATGGCTTTTTTAGATCATGTGCTGCACCCTCCCTCGTATGGCTGGCAAGACGATAGGGGTGAGTTGCAACGCCCCAGCGTAACCACAATTCTGCGGGAATTTTTCAACAGGCTCAATATATTTGCGGACCGCAAGAACTGGCTGGCTTTTGTAAGCTGGTTCAAGGTCTTTTGCCTGCTTCCGTTCTTTTTACTCTTTGTTTTCCAGTTTTTCAGCTGGTGGATGCTTTTGGCCGCGTTTGTTTACGGAATGGTCATCATGGGCACCCATGGTACGGTGTGGCATCACCGCTATTGCACACATGGTGCCTACCGCTTCAGCAACGGTTTCTGGCGCTTCGTTACGCGACAACTAACGCTCAATATCATACCTGAAGAGATCTACGTGATCTCTCACTATGTGCACCACGCCAAATCAGACCAGCCCGGCGATCCCTATAATGCTGAGGGCGGCTTTTGGTACTGCTTCCTGGCCGATGTCAACCATCAGCCTATCGCAAGAGATCTGAGTGAAAATGATTATAAGCGGGTTACCCGTTTAATGGCGCATACCGGTGTTAAGGGAAATACTTACCGGCAATACCAGTACTGGGGGTCATACGCCAGGCCGCTTGCAACACTCACTACCTGGCTGCTCAACTGGTCATTCTGGTACGGCATATTTTACCTGGCCGGCGGATATGCTTTAGCGTGCTCCTTATTTGCTGCAGCCGGTGTTTGGGCTGTTGGGGTACGAACCTTTAACTACGATGGCCACGGTCATGGAAAGGACAAGCAACGGGAAGGCATCGACTATAACAGGGCCGACCGATCAATCAACCAATTATGGCCCGGACTAGTCGCCGGGGAATGGCATAACAATCACCATCTTTACCCCAAAAGTGCCCGCAGCGGCTTCAAAACTTATCAACTGGACATGGCCTGGCTATACATTCGTCTGCTGCATTGTGTGGGTGCGGTAAGCTATTACCGGGATGATAAACAAAACTTCGTTACTAAGTACCTGAAGCGGTGA
- a CDS encoding potassium channel family protein yields MKNNDAQFQLPSKRRFSFTERLESLDTWLIVTISAVLYVTAVMLFSGIEYSIGTKGSFKDEISGFWELVYFNFVSILTIGYGDVSPLGYVRVLTIIEAIIGLTIYTLSISVITLKLLLPARHTIIFSKYAYYSTDDMAFMIIYLNTAKRFITNLETSWYFKLNEDWKTGSPSRVPFITKSVQTFYLAYGMPVEPLVAQLHLFDCLRVGLSGDLGMTRYSTYVQYDLEDILVIKNRDELKNYEGFYRVDEHWRSDEFSSYFHYRPKNAATLAESLRSRAS; encoded by the coding sequence ATGAAAAATAATGACGCTCAATTTCAACTGCCTTCAAAGCGAAGGTTCTCTTTTACAGAACGCCTCGAATCCTTAGATACCTGGTTAATTGTTACGATAAGTGCTGTGCTGTATGTCACAGCGGTAATGCTTTTTTCCGGCATTGAATATTCGATCGGGACAAAAGGGAGCTTCAAAGATGAGATATCCGGATTTTGGGAATTGGTCTATTTCAATTTCGTATCCATATTGACGATCGGTTATGGAGATGTATCACCCTTGGGCTATGTCAGAGTGCTAACGATCATTGAAGCGATCATCGGTCTAACCATCTACACTTTGAGCATTTCCGTAATCACACTGAAACTTTTGTTACCCGCCAGGCATACGATCATATTTTCAAAATATGCCTATTACAGCACAGACGATATGGCGTTTATGATCATCTATCTGAATACGGCTAAACGCTTTATAACGAACCTCGAAACATCCTGGTATTTTAAACTGAATGAAGATTGGAAAACTGGTTCACCCAGCCGTGTTCCTTTTATAACAAAATCGGTGCAGACATTTTATCTTGCGTACGGAATGCCGGTCGAACCCTTAGTAGCTCAACTACACTTATTTGACTGTCTTCGAGTTGGCTTATCGGGCGATCTTGGAATGACGCGTTATTCGACCTATGTACAATATGACCTCGAGGATATCTTAGTAATAAAAAACCGGGACGAGCTAAAGAATTACGAAGGTTTTTACCGGGTTGACGAGCATTGGCGTTCTGACGAATTTTCCTCTTATTTTCACTACCGGCCAAAAAATGCGGCAACGCTCGCAGAAAGCTTAAGATCGCGTGCCTCCTGA